Proteins co-encoded in one Garra rufa chromosome 7, GarRuf1.0, whole genome shotgun sequence genomic window:
- the dynlt2b gene encoding dynein light chain Tctex-type protein 2B: protein MDAGANTYLIRPNYKDKFKAGVAKECIREILREQLYGVQYNPEEVPTLSRSLADSIKNKLKDVGFDRYKLVVQVVVGEQRGEGVKMAARCFWDADTDSYAQDIFMNDSLFCVAAAFGVYYY from the exons ATGGACGCCGGAGCGAACACGTACCTCATCAGACCGAATTACAAAGACAA GTTCAAGGCTGGGGTGGCGAAAGAGTGCATTAGAGAAATCCTGAGGGAGCAGCTTTATGGAGTGCAGTATAATCCTGAAGAGGTTCCCACATTATCAAGATCTCTAGCGGACTCGATTAAAAACAAGCTGAAAG ATGTGGGCTTTGACAGATACAAGCTCGTCGTGCAGGTGGTCGTTGGAGAGCAGCGTGGAGAAGGAGTCAA GATGGCTGCGCGCTGCTTTTGGGATGCCGATACAGACAGCTATGCTCAAGATATATTTATGAAT gaCAGCTTGTTCTGTGTGGCTGCTGCCTTTGGTGTATATTATTACTGA
- the nmur1a gene encoding neuromedin-U receptor 1 → MIPKPNCSSMDSSASRCVQDLLCNTSIVLNLSEVEMEEFCLNQEEYLEKYLGPRRSPVFLPVCITYLLIFLVGAVGNILTCIVIARNKVMRTPTNFYLFSLAVSDLLVLLLGMPLELYEMWSNYPFLFGKGGCYFKTFLFETVCFASILNVTALSVERYIAVVHPLRAKYVVTRTHAKRVILSVWSVSVLCAIPNTSLHGIFTLPLPKGKGVGAMSTSATCMLVKPRWMYNLIIQITTVLFFLLPMLTISVLYLLIGMQLKREKMLQVLEAKAGLGQDSSSNVRSQQQKTRRQQVTKMLFVLVVMFGICWAPFHTDRLMWSFIDQKSSEHMKIFQVYEYVHVISGVFFYLSSAINPILYNLMSTRFREMFKEVMCHHKWHPVPRKRSLSMTRVTVRSTLSEVPPCNGTVTTEGEDYDMDECQENKNNFS, encoded by the exons ATGATTCCCAAACCCAACTGTTCCTCAATGGATTCCTCTGCATCAAGATGCGTCCAAGATTTGCTGTGCAACACCAGTATTGTGCTGAACCTAAGTGAGGTGGAAATGGAAGAGTTTTGCCTCAACCAAGAAGAATATCTGGAGAAATACCTGGGGCCTAGACGTTCCCCGGTGTTTCTGCCTGTGTGCATCACCTACCTGCTCATCTTCTTGGTGGGAGCGGTGGGGAACATTCTTACGTGCATTGTTATTGCTCGCAACAAGGTCATGAGGACGCCCACCAACTTCTACCTGTTCAGTTTGGCGGTGTCGGACCTGCTGGTGCTTCTTCTGGGAATGCCTTTGGAGCTCTACGAAATGTGGAGTAACTATCCGTTCCTGTTTGGCAAAGGTGGCTGCTACTTCAAAACCTTCCTCTTTGAGACCGTTTGCTTCGCCTCCATCCTGAATGTAACAGCGCTGAGCGTGGAGCGCTACATAGCTGTGGTCCATCCACTCAGGGCCAAATACGTAGTGACTCGTACTCATGCCAAGAGGGTGATCTTGAGTGTGTGGAGCGTGTCTGTTTTGTGTGCCATTCCCAACACCAGCCTCCACGGCATCTTCACCCTCCCTCTTCCCAAAGGGAAAGGAGTAGGCGCTATGTCCACTTCTGCTACCTGCATGCTGGTCAAGCCACGTTGGATGTACAACCTGATCATTCAAATCACCACTGTGCTGTTTTTCCTCCTGCCCATGTTGACCATCAGCGTGCTGTATTTGCTCATCGGCATGCAGCTAAAGCGTGAGAAGATGCTGCAGGTCCTGGAGGCTAAAGCCGGTCTGGGACAAGACAGCTCCTCTAATGTGCGCAGTCAGCAGCAGAAAACTCGTCGCCAGCAGGTCACTAAAATGTTGT TTGTGCTAGTGGTCATGTTTGGCATCTGCTGGGCTCCGTTCCACACCGATCGACTCATGTGGAGTTTCATCGACCAGAAGAGCAGTGAGCACATGAAGATTTTCCAGGTCTACGAGTACGTCCATGTCATCTCTGGGGTCTTCTTCTATCTGAGCTCAGCCATTAATCCAATTCTCTACAACCTCATGTCCACCCGCTTCAGGGAGATGTTTAAAGAGGTGATGTGCCACCACAAATGGCATCCTGTCCCAAGGAAACGCTCTCTGAGCATGACGAGAGTTACAGTGCGCAGCACCCTAAGTGAAGTCCCACCGTGCAACGGCACTGTTACTACCGAAGGAGAAGATTATGATATGGACGAATGCCAGGAAAACAAGAACAACTTTTCCTAA